A section of the Centropristis striata isolate RG_2023a ecotype Rhode Island chromosome 7, C.striata_1.0, whole genome shotgun sequence genome encodes:
- the lztr1 gene encoding leucine-zipper-like transcriptional regulator 1 isoform X1: MIQLDELATMSCKSTKVAPSVDFDHSCSDSVEYLTLNFGPFETVHRWRRLPPCDEFVGARRSKHTVVAYRDAIYVFGGDNGKNMLNDLLRFDVKDCSWCRAFTTGTPPAPRYHHSAVVYGSSMFVFGGYTGDIYSNSNLKNKNDLFEYKFATGQWTEWKVEGSLPVARSAHGATVYSEKLWIFAGYDGNARLNDMWTINLQDREHACWEEIDQSGEIPPSCCNFPVAVCRDKMFVFSGQSGAKITNNLFQFEFKGHMWTRIPTEHLLRGSPPPPQRRYGHTMVAFDRHLYVFGGAADNTLPNELHCYDVDSQSWEVIHPSMDSEMPSGRLFHAAAVIHDAMYIFGGTVDNNVRSGEMYRFQFSCYPKCTLHEDYGKLFENRQFCDVEFILGEREERVLGHIAIVTARCQWLRKKILQAWDRQRQKAKQDSSEDSDEGAAGGPRDIPAANRPMLEVCIREAEAQPFEVLMQFLYTDKIQYPRRGHVQDVLLIMDVYKLALSFKLSRLEQLCVQYIEASVDLQNVLSVCENANKLQLDQLKEHCLNFVVKESHFNQVIMTKEFEHLSTPLIVEIVRRKQQPPLRLYSDQPVDIGTSLVQDMKAYLEGGGLEFCDIILLLDGHPRPAHKAILAARSSYFEAMFRSFMPVDGQVNISIGEMVPSKQAFESMLRYIYYGDVNMPPEDSLYLFAAPYYYGFSNNRLQAYCKQNLEMNVTVENVLQILEAADKTQALDMKKHCLHIIVHQFIKVSKLPNLRSLSQLLLLDIIESLATHISDKQCAEMGSDI, encoded by the exons ATGATTCAGCTGGATGAGTTAGCAACAATGTCCTGTAAATCAACCAAAGTGGCCCCGAGTGTTGATTTCGACCACAGTTGCTCCGACAGCGTGGAATATCTGACGCTCAATTTTGGCCCATTTGAGACCGTTCATCGCTGGAGAAGACTCCCTCCGTGTGATGAGTTTGTTGGTGCAAG GCGCAGTAAGCACACTGTTGTGGCATACAGGGATGCCATTTATGTGTTTGGGGGAGACAATGG GAAAAACATGCTGAACGACTTGCTCCGTTTTGATGTGAAGGACTGCTCATGGTGTCG GGCCTTCACCACTGGAACTCCACCTGCTCCCAGATATCACCATTCAGCTGTGGTCTATGGCAGCagcatgtttgtttttg GGGGCTACACTGGAGACATCTACTCAAACTCaaacctgaaaaacaaaaatgacctttTTGAGTATAAGTTTGCAACAGGGCAGTGGACTGAATGGAAAGTGGAGGGGAG CCTGCCAGTGGCTCGGTCTGCACATGGGGCCACAGTCTACAGCGAAAAACTGTGGATATTTGCTGGCTATGATGGGAATGCCAG GCTGAATGACATGTGGACCATCAATCTGCAAGATCGAGAACATGCATGTTGGGAAGAG ATCGATCAGAGTGGCGAGATTCCTCCATCCTGCTGCAACTTCCCTGTAGCTGTATGCAGAGAcaagatgtttgtgttttctggtcAGAGTGGAGCCAAGATCACCAACAACCTCTTCCAGTTTGAGTTCAAGGGACACAT GTGGACACGCATCCCGACTGAACACTTACTGCGGGGCTCTCCTCCGCCTCCCCAGAGACGTTATGGCCACACTATGGTTGCCTTTGACCGCCACTTGTATGTGTTTGGAGGTGCGGCTGACAACACGCTGCCCAATGAGCTGCACTGCTACGATGTGGACTCTCAGAGCTGGGAGGTGATCCATCCCAGCATGGACAGTGAG ATGCCCAGTGGGAGACTCTTCCATGCTGCGGCTGTGATTCACGATGCCATGTACATCTTTGGAGGAACTGTGGACAACAATGTGCGCAGTGGGGAGATGTACAGATTCCAG TTCTCCTGTTACCCAAAGTGTACTCTCCATGAGGACTATGGCAAACTGTTTGAGAATCGTCAATTCTGTGATGTGGAGTTTATTCTGGGCGAG agggaggagagagtcTTGGGGCATATCGCCATAGTGACTGCAAGATGTCAGTGGCTGCGGAAGAAAATCCTGCAGGCTTGGGATAGGCAGCGACAG AAGGCTAAACAGGACAGCAGCGAGGATAGTGACGAGGGGGCAGCTGGAGGCCCCAGGGATATCCCAGCAGCCAACAGGCCCATGCTAGAGGTCTGCATCAGGGAAGCGGAGGCCCAGCCCTTTGAAGTCTTAATGCAGTTCCTCTACACGGACAAGATCCAGTACCCACGCAGAG GTCATGTCCAAGATGTTCTTCTAATAATGGATGTTTACAAACTGGCCCTTAGTTTCAAACTTTCCCGCCTCGAGCAGCTGTGTGTGCAGTACATTGAAGCATCTGTCGACCTGCAAAACGTTCTCAGTGTTTGTGAAAATGCCAACAAGCTGCAACTGGACCAGCTCAAG GAACATTGCCTTAATTTTGTGGTGAAGGAGTCACACTTCAACCAGGTGATCATGACGAAGGAGTTTGAGCATCTGTCCACCCCGCTGATTGTGGAGATTGTGCGACGAAAGCAGCAGCCTCCTCTCAGGTTGTACTCGGACCAGCCTGTGGACATCGGGACCTCCCTGGTGCAGGACATGAAGGCTTACCTGGAGGGAGGCGGCCTGGAGTTCTGTGACATTATCCTACTGTTAGACGGACACCCGCGACCTGCTCATAAAGCCATACTGGCAGCGCGATCCAG TTACTTTGAGGCGATGTTCCGCTCCTTCATGCCCGTGGACGGTCAGGTTAACATCTCCATCGGTGAGATGGTCCCAAGTAAGCAGGCCTTTGAGTCCATGCTGCGTTATATTTACTACGGAGACGTCAACATGCCTCCAGAGGATTCCCT CTATCTGTTTGCTGCACCGTATTACTACGGCTTTTCAAATAACAGGCTGCAGGCTTACTGCAAGCAGAATCTGGAGATGAACGTCACTGTGGAGAACGTCTTGCAG ATTCTGGAGGCAGCTGATAAGACCCAGGCTCTGGACATGAAGAAGCACTGCCTGCACATTATTGTCCACCAGTTCATTAAG GTATCCAAGCTCCCCAACCTGCGGTCTCTCAgccagctgctgctgttggacaTCATTGAGTCTCTAGCTACACACATATCAGACAAACAGTGTGCTGAGATGGGCTCCGACATTTAG
- the lztr1 gene encoding leucine-zipper-like transcriptional regulator 1 isoform X2 encodes MSLLVQGNMLTDERSKHTVVAYRDAIYVFGGDNGKNMLNDLLRFDVKDCSWCRAFTTGTPPAPRYHHSAVVYGSSMFVFGGYTGDIYSNSNLKNKNDLFEYKFATGQWTEWKVEGSLPVARSAHGATVYSEKLWIFAGYDGNARLNDMWTINLQDREHACWEEIDQSGEIPPSCCNFPVAVCRDKMFVFSGQSGAKITNNLFQFEFKGHMWTRIPTEHLLRGSPPPPQRRYGHTMVAFDRHLYVFGGAADNTLPNELHCYDVDSQSWEVIHPSMDSEMPSGRLFHAAAVIHDAMYIFGGTVDNNVRSGEMYRFQFSCYPKCTLHEDYGKLFENRQFCDVEFILGEREERVLGHIAIVTARCQWLRKKILQAWDRQRQKAKQDSSEDSDEGAAGGPRDIPAANRPMLEVCIREAEAQPFEVLMQFLYTDKIQYPRRGHVQDVLLIMDVYKLALSFKLSRLEQLCVQYIEASVDLQNVLSVCENANKLQLDQLKEHCLNFVVKESHFNQVIMTKEFEHLSTPLIVEIVRRKQQPPLRLYSDQPVDIGTSLVQDMKAYLEGGGLEFCDIILLLDGHPRPAHKAILAARSSYFEAMFRSFMPVDGQVNISIGEMVPSKQAFESMLRYIYYGDVNMPPEDSLYLFAAPYYYGFSNNRLQAYCKQNLEMNVTVENVLQILEAADKTQALDMKKHCLHIIVHQFIKVSKLPNLRSLSQLLLLDIIESLATHISDKQCAEMGSDI; translated from the exons ATGAGTTTGTTGGTGCAAGGTAACATGTTGACAGATGA GCGCAGTAAGCACACTGTTGTGGCATACAGGGATGCCATTTATGTGTTTGGGGGAGACAATGG GAAAAACATGCTGAACGACTTGCTCCGTTTTGATGTGAAGGACTGCTCATGGTGTCG GGCCTTCACCACTGGAACTCCACCTGCTCCCAGATATCACCATTCAGCTGTGGTCTATGGCAGCagcatgtttgtttttg GGGGCTACACTGGAGACATCTACTCAAACTCaaacctgaaaaacaaaaatgacctttTTGAGTATAAGTTTGCAACAGGGCAGTGGACTGAATGGAAAGTGGAGGGGAG CCTGCCAGTGGCTCGGTCTGCACATGGGGCCACAGTCTACAGCGAAAAACTGTGGATATTTGCTGGCTATGATGGGAATGCCAG GCTGAATGACATGTGGACCATCAATCTGCAAGATCGAGAACATGCATGTTGGGAAGAG ATCGATCAGAGTGGCGAGATTCCTCCATCCTGCTGCAACTTCCCTGTAGCTGTATGCAGAGAcaagatgtttgtgttttctggtcAGAGTGGAGCCAAGATCACCAACAACCTCTTCCAGTTTGAGTTCAAGGGACACAT GTGGACACGCATCCCGACTGAACACTTACTGCGGGGCTCTCCTCCGCCTCCCCAGAGACGTTATGGCCACACTATGGTTGCCTTTGACCGCCACTTGTATGTGTTTGGAGGTGCGGCTGACAACACGCTGCCCAATGAGCTGCACTGCTACGATGTGGACTCTCAGAGCTGGGAGGTGATCCATCCCAGCATGGACAGTGAG ATGCCCAGTGGGAGACTCTTCCATGCTGCGGCTGTGATTCACGATGCCATGTACATCTTTGGAGGAACTGTGGACAACAATGTGCGCAGTGGGGAGATGTACAGATTCCAG TTCTCCTGTTACCCAAAGTGTACTCTCCATGAGGACTATGGCAAACTGTTTGAGAATCGTCAATTCTGTGATGTGGAGTTTATTCTGGGCGAG agggaggagagagtcTTGGGGCATATCGCCATAGTGACTGCAAGATGTCAGTGGCTGCGGAAGAAAATCCTGCAGGCTTGGGATAGGCAGCGACAG AAGGCTAAACAGGACAGCAGCGAGGATAGTGACGAGGGGGCAGCTGGAGGCCCCAGGGATATCCCAGCAGCCAACAGGCCCATGCTAGAGGTCTGCATCAGGGAAGCGGAGGCCCAGCCCTTTGAAGTCTTAATGCAGTTCCTCTACACGGACAAGATCCAGTACCCACGCAGAG GTCATGTCCAAGATGTTCTTCTAATAATGGATGTTTACAAACTGGCCCTTAGTTTCAAACTTTCCCGCCTCGAGCAGCTGTGTGTGCAGTACATTGAAGCATCTGTCGACCTGCAAAACGTTCTCAGTGTTTGTGAAAATGCCAACAAGCTGCAACTGGACCAGCTCAAG GAACATTGCCTTAATTTTGTGGTGAAGGAGTCACACTTCAACCAGGTGATCATGACGAAGGAGTTTGAGCATCTGTCCACCCCGCTGATTGTGGAGATTGTGCGACGAAAGCAGCAGCCTCCTCTCAGGTTGTACTCGGACCAGCCTGTGGACATCGGGACCTCCCTGGTGCAGGACATGAAGGCTTACCTGGAGGGAGGCGGCCTGGAGTTCTGTGACATTATCCTACTGTTAGACGGACACCCGCGACCTGCTCATAAAGCCATACTGGCAGCGCGATCCAG TTACTTTGAGGCGATGTTCCGCTCCTTCATGCCCGTGGACGGTCAGGTTAACATCTCCATCGGTGAGATGGTCCCAAGTAAGCAGGCCTTTGAGTCCATGCTGCGTTATATTTACTACGGAGACGTCAACATGCCTCCAGAGGATTCCCT CTATCTGTTTGCTGCACCGTATTACTACGGCTTTTCAAATAACAGGCTGCAGGCTTACTGCAAGCAGAATCTGGAGATGAACGTCACTGTGGAGAACGTCTTGCAG ATTCTGGAGGCAGCTGATAAGACCCAGGCTCTGGACATGAAGAAGCACTGCCTGCACATTATTGTCCACCAGTTCATTAAG GTATCCAAGCTCCCCAACCTGCGGTCTCTCAgccagctgctgctgttggacaTCATTGAGTCTCTAGCTACACACATATCAGACAAACAGTGTGCTGAGATGGGCTCCGACATTTAG
- the cldn26 gene encoding putative claudin-24: protein MVFLTPKVMQRTALFVTFGGFVTSLITAFLPFWKTMNSDLNEVENWFSGLWHTCLYTEEVGIQCKAYDSIMGLPMDLQISRVLMSVSIGTGGLALLAAFPGLEGVGMCMGQPGLKRRLLILSGLLSWVSGLTTLAPISLVAYTTLEEFMNEGYPDVMPRWEYGEAMFSGWFGGLALVIGGTLFFVAVCMGDFDQRPPSVPNSPQAKHRTKHYLKTEVL, encoded by the coding sequence ATGGTTTTTCTAACGCCTAAAGTTATGCAAAGGACTGCACTCTTTGTGACGTTTGGGGGTTTTGTCACTTCTCTGATCACCGCCTTCCTTCCATTTTGGAAGACAATGAACTCTGACCTGAACGAAGTGGAAAACTGGTTTTCTGGTCTTTGGCACACCTGTCTCTACACCGAAGAGGTGGGGATTCAGTGCAAGGCCTACGACTCCATCATGGGGCTGCCGATGGACCTGCAGATCTCCAGGGTGCTCATGTCGGTGTCTATAGGCACTGGAGGTTTAGCTCTGCTGGCTGCCTTCCCGGGTCTGGAGGGGGTTGGGATGTGTATGGGACAGCCTGGCCTGAAGAGACGGCTCCTCATCCTCAGCGGGTTGCTTTCCTGGGTGTCGGGGCTCACCACTCTGGCTCCCATCTCTCTTGTGGCCTACACAACTCTGGAGGAATTCATGAACGAGGGTTATCCTGATGTGATGCCACGCTGGGAGTATGGAGAGGCCATGTTCTCTGGGTGGTTCGGAGGTTTGGCTCTGGTCATTGGAGGGACTCTCTTCTTTGTAGCTGTGTGTATGGGGGACTTCGACCAGAGGCCACCGAGCGTGCCAAACAGCCCGCAGGCCAAGCACCGGACAAAGCATTACCTGAAGACAGAGGTTTTATAG
- the LOC131975384 gene encoding apoptosis-inducing factor 3 produces MGGCFSKPKPVEVKVELSLLEKEKEVDGLSPNGKASPFADCRPNGALGHGSDDDSTPLPLYHKPRDYVEASVCHVKDLENGQMREVDLGSGRALLIKEHGEFSAMAHKCPHYGAPLVKGVLSKGHVRCPWHGACFDIATGDLEDFPGLDSLPTFQVRVEKDKVIIRANKQALQSQKRSKPMARCSAVINSSTGFSHVLIIGSGPAGLVCAETLRQEGFTDRIVMCTMDRHPPYDRPKLSKSLDSTAEQLRLRSMEFLQEHDIELLTEKEAVAIDVKTRSVTFEDGLRMEYRKLFIATGSKPKPMIYKGKDVRNVFHLRTPEDANSIARLANNKNAVIVGTSFVGMEVAAALTDKAHSVSVIGIESVPFKAALGEKVGKAIMKLFEVNRVKFYMLNEVSEMIGHHGQLKEVVLKSGKVLRADACVIGAGSIPATGFLKQSGIHMDSKGFITVNKMMQTNADGVFAGGDVVVFPFPPRNNKKVNIPHWQMAHVHGRVAALSMMGRAAEVKTVPYFWSAMFGKTIRYAGYGDGFDDVIIQGDLDELRFVAFYTRSEEVVAVASMNYDPIVSRVAEVLGSGKTIKKRDVEMLARLGKTGDISWLIDKGSQ; encoded by the exons ATGGGAGGATGCTTCTCCAAACCCAAACCAG TTGAAGTAAAAGTGGAACTCTCTCtcctggaaaaagaaaaagaggtggaTGGGCTGTCACCTAATGGCAAAGCGAGTCCCTTCGCTGACTGCAGACCTAACGGCGCCCTGGGACATGGCTCTGATGACGACTCCACCCCGCTCCCCCTCTATCACAAACCACGGGACTATGTGGAGGCCTCCGTCTGTCATGTTAAAGACCTGGAAAATGGACA gatgCGAGAGGTTGACTTGGGGAGTGGGAGAGCTTTGTTGATCAAAGAACACGGGGAGTTCTCGGCCATGGCCCACAAGTGTCCGCACTACGGCGCACCTCTGGTCAAAG GTGTGTTGTCAAAGGGACACGTGCGCTGTCCGTGGCACGGTGCATGTTTCGACATTGCAACGGGAGACTTGGAGGACTTCCCCGGGCTGGACAGCCTGCCTACCTTCCAG GTCAGAGTTGAAAAGGACAAGGTGATCATTCGTGCAAACAAGCAG GCTCTTCAGTCGCAGAAAAGGTCAAAGCCCATGGCCCGATGCTCAGCAGTCATTAACTCCAGCACGGGCTTCAGCCACGTTCTCATCATCGGCTCAG GTCCAGCAGGTCTGGTTTGTGCAGAGACACTGAGGCAAGAGGGCTTCACCGACCGCATCGTCATGTGCACCATGGACCGACATCCTCCTTACGACAGGCCTAAACTGAGTAAG TCCTTAGACAGCACAGCAGAGCAGCTGAGATTGCGCTCCATGGAATTCCTACAAGAACATGACATTGAGCTGCTCACAGAGAAAGAG GCGGTGGCGATAGATGTGAAAACACGGTCTGTGACCTTTGAGGACGGCTTGAGGATGGAGTACAGGAAACTCTTTATTGCTACAGGAAGCAA ACCTAAACCAATGATCTACAAAGGCAAGGACGTCAGGAACGTGTTTCACCTCAGGACCCCCGAGGACGCCAACAGCATAGCGAGGCTGGCCAACAACAAGAATGCTGTGATTGTGGGAACATCATTTGTTG GCATGGAGGTGGCTGCAGCTCTGACTGACAAGGCCCACTCAGTCTCTGTGATCGGGATTGAGTCAGTCCCCTTTAAAGCAGCTCTCGGGGAGAAAGTAGGGAAAGCCATAATGAAG CTGTTCGAGGTAAACAGGGTGAAGTTCTACATGCTGAACGAGGTGTCAGAGATGATTGGCCATCATGGACAG CTGAAAGAAGTGGTGCTGAAGAGTGGAAAAGTCCTGCGGGCAGACGCGTGTGTCATCGGAGCAG GAAGTATTCCTGCAACGGGCTTCCTGAAACAGAGTGGCATCCACATGGACTCCAAGGGCTTCATCACTGTCAACAAg ATGATGCAGACAAACGCTGACGGGGTCTTTGCTGGAGGAGACGTGGTGGTGTTTCCTTTCCCGCCACGCAACAATAAGAAGGTGAACATCCCTCACTGGCAAATGGCTCATGTACACG GGAGAGTGGCAGCTCTCAGTATGATGGGCAGAGCCGCTGAGGTCAAAACTGTGCCTTACTTCTGGTCAGCCATGTTTGGGAAGACCATACGCTATGCAG GTTATGGTGATggatttgatgatgtcatcatacAAGGAGATCTGGATGAACTGAGATTTGTGGCGTTTTACACCAg GAGTGAGGAGGTGGTTGCTGTTGCCAGCATGAACTATGATCCCATTGTATCCCGAGTGGCAGAGGTCTTAGGATCCGGAAAGACGATTAAGAAGCGAGATGTGGA GATGTTAGCACGGCTTGGCAA GACTGGAGACATCTCTTGGCTGATTGACAAAGGCTCTCAATGA